A window of the Microtus pennsylvanicus isolate mMicPen1 chromosome 4, mMicPen1.hap1, whole genome shotgun sequence genome harbors these coding sequences:
- the Ndfip1 gene encoding NEDD4 family-interacting protein 1, whose amino-acid sequence MALALAALAAVEPACGTGYQQLQNEEEPGEPEQTAGDAPPPYSSISAENAAYFDYKDESGFPKPPSYNVATTLPSYDEAERTKTEATIPLVPGRDEDFVGRDDFDDADQLRIGNDGIFMLTFFMAFLFNWIGFFLSFCLTTSAAGRYGAISGFGLSLIKWILIVRFSTYFPGYFDGQYWLWWVFLVLGFLLFLRGFINYAKVRKMPETFSNLPRTRVLFIY is encoded by the exons CTGCAGAATGAAGAGGAGCCTGGGGAACCCGAGCAGACTGCAGGTGATGCTCCTCCACCATACAGCAGCATTTCTGCAGAGAATGCAG cgTATTTTGACTACAAAGATGAATCTGGGTTTCCAAAGCCCCCTTCTTATAACGTGGCTACAACACTGCCCAGTTATGATGAGGCTGAAAGAACCAAGACTGAAGCCACAATCCCTTTGGTTCCTGGAAGA GATGAAGATTTTGTGGGTCGGGATGATTTTGACGATGCTGACCAGCTGAGGATAGGAAATGATGGGATTTTTATGTTAACTTTTTTCA TGGCATTCCTCTTCAACTGGATTGGGTTCTTCTTGTCTTTTTGCCTGACCACCTCAGCTGCGGGAAGGTATGGGGCCATCTCAGGATTTGGTCTTTCTCTAATTAAATGGATCCTTATTGTCAGG TTTTCCACCTATTTCCCTGGATACTTCGATGGCCAGTATTGGCTCTGGTGGGTGTTCTTGGTTTTAG gcTTTCTCCTGTTTCTCAGAGGATTTATCAATTACGCAAAAGTTCGGAAGATGCCAGAAACTTTCTCAAATCTCCCCAGGACCAGAgttctctttatttattaa